Proteins from a genomic interval of Rosa chinensis cultivar Old Blush chromosome 2, RchiOBHm-V2, whole genome shotgun sequence:
- the LOC112185053 gene encoding uncharacterized protein LOC112185053: MNSQLWEHKRQHASEAVLLTIGWYEEFKKVNVQPTEIRRQLVKWKRPQENWVKVNCDGAFQQATRKGGGAGIVIRDVNGDFQVGAVRLLPLVTSPFHAELMALKEGINLAVALQHELVLFESDCSLLVQALHST; this comes from the coding sequence ATGAACAGTCAATTATGGGAACATAAGAGACAGCATGCATCTGAGGCTGTGTTGCTCACTATTGGTTGGTATGAGGAATTCAAAAAAGTAAATGTGCAGCCAACGGAGATTAGGAGACAATTGGTGAAATGGAAAAGACCACAAGAGAATTGGGTGAAGGTTAATTGTGATGGTGCATTCCAGCAGGCAACAAGAAAGGGGGGGGGTGCTGGAATTGTGATCCGAGATGTTAATGGTGATTTTCAAGTTGGTGCTGTTAGACTTCTCCCTTTAGTAACGTCGCCTTTCCATGCAGAATTGATGGCGTTAAAGGAAGGGATCAATTTGGCAGTGGCATTACAGCATGAGCTGGTACTGTTTGAATCTGATTGCTCTTTATTGGTTCAAGCTTTGCATTCAACTTAA